A stretch of the Acidilobus sp. 7A genome encodes the following:
- a CDS encoding NAD(P)-dependent oxidoreductase: MKVAVLGTGIMGSAMVRRLSSQGFEVGVWDRTAERAEAIAKEVGCQAFRSPWRAAEDADAAVAFLSDDNAAISVAAEMKRADGLLFINSSTITPSTSRALGEHFAGLGICYVEAPVIGGANDIVSGKALFLASGDGSCIRLSRKVLEAAGEVVEVGGLGQAMALKLAYNAVLVTTMSSLAEALSLAEAYGVDAEKLKAVMGKTAFAGVAEKYIDRMLKGSEVHFRLSLAAKDLEYASRASFDAGLPATVTSAAASLYKQAELHGLGELDYTKIVDYVRPRKPS, from the coding sequence ATGAAGGTAGCAGTTCTCGGCACGGGCATAATGGGCTCAGCCATGGTGAGGAGGCTGAGCTCCCAGGGCTTTGAGGTGGGGGTCTGGGACAGGACTGCTGAGAGGGCTGAGGCTATAGCCAAGGAGGTCGGCTGCCAGGCCTTCAGGTCCCCCTGGAGGGCCGCGGAGGACGCTGACGCTGCCGTGGCGTTTCTCTCTGACGACAACGCTGCCATATCTGTGGCGGCCGAGATGAAGAGGGCCGACGGGCTCCTTTTCATCAACTCCTCAACGATAACTCCAAGCACCAGCAGGGCCCTGGGCGAGCACTTCGCCGGCCTCGGCATATGCTACGTCGAGGCCCCAGTCATAGGAGGCGCCAACGACATAGTGAGCGGCAAGGCCCTCTTTCTGGCCTCGGGGGACGGCAGCTGCATAAGGCTGTCAAGGAAAGTCCTCGAGGCCGCTGGGGAGGTCGTTGAGGTAGGCGGCCTAGGGCAGGCCATGGCGCTGAAGCTGGCCTACAACGCCGTCCTCGTAACGACCATGTCGTCCCTAGCCGAGGCCCTGTCGCTCGCCGAGGCATACGGGGTCGACGCTGAGAAGCTTAAGGCTGTTATGGGGAAGACCGCCTTCGCGGGGGTCGCGGAGAAGTACATAGACAGGATGCTCAAGGGGTCAGAGGTTCACTTCAGGCTCTCCCTGGCAGCGAAGGACCTTGAGTACGCCAGCAGGGCCTCCTTTGACGCCGGCCTCCCAGCTACCGTCACATCAGCGGCGGCAAGCCTCTACAAGCAGGCTGAGCTCCACGGCCTGGGGGAGCTGGACTACACGAAGATTGTCGACTACGTCAGGCCCAGGAAGCCCTCATAG
- a CDS encoding NMD3-related protein, producing the protein MPEKICPMCGRSSAEVEFIGNLCKDCFVKKYGVAQLPEQVEVTYCTSCHAHRSMGRWSDPYESLEESIADYLEAYLANRVKPVEPIEEVTIKGLRLEIAGKEARAYVDLEGRYGSVTASETAVVKVILKPTLCPICSSRKTGEGYTAVVQVRSYPRPLKGEALRRLRRIIDSVSEDVVKVKELKEGIDVYMRDHPTARVLAARLRSEFNAKVVETFKGMGEKVKLYVSARLATLSPGDLIEVEGSPMFYLGDTKNGMLLVNLDTDKRVMMSPERLWDSGFSLYQGQNLKSMMLLSRQGNRYVLVSDEDSIEVPSDQVEAFTESLNEGERYLVYLSRRRIYLVRREG; encoded by the coding sequence TTGCCAGAGAAGATATGTCCCATGTGCGGCAGGAGCAGCGCTGAGGTGGAGTTCATAGGCAACCTCTGCAAGGACTGCTTCGTAAAGAAGTACGGCGTGGCCCAGCTTCCTGAGCAGGTCGAGGTGACCTACTGCACCTCGTGCCACGCCCACAGGTCCATGGGGAGGTGGTCGGACCCCTATGAGAGCCTCGAGGAGTCAATAGCTGACTACCTAGAGGCATATCTGGCTAACAGGGTTAAGCCCGTCGAGCCCATAGAGGAGGTCACAATAAAGGGGCTGAGGCTTGAGATAGCTGGGAAGGAGGCTAGGGCCTACGTTGACCTTGAGGGCAGGTACGGCAGCGTCACGGCGAGCGAGACCGCTGTGGTGAAGGTCATACTGAAGCCCACGCTCTGCCCAATATGCTCGTCCCGCAAGACTGGCGAGGGCTACACCGCTGTGGTCCAGGTCAGGTCGTACCCGAGGCCCCTTAAGGGCGAGGCCCTCAGGAGGCTCAGGAGGATCATAGACTCCGTCAGCGAGGACGTGGTGAAGGTGAAGGAGCTTAAGGAGGGCATAGACGTCTACATGAGGGACCACCCGACCGCCAGGGTCCTGGCCGCCAGGCTCAGGTCAGAGTTCAACGCTAAGGTGGTCGAGACGTTCAAGGGCATGGGCGAGAAGGTGAAGCTCTACGTCTCCGCCAGGCTCGCTACCCTGTCGCCTGGCGACTTAATAGAGGTCGAGGGCTCGCCCATGTTCTACCTCGGGGACACCAAGAACGGCATGCTCCTCGTGAACCTGGACACGGACAAGAGGGTGATGATGAGCCCTGAGAGGCTGTGGGACAGCGGCTTCAGCCTGTACCAGGGGCAGAACCTGAAGAGCATGATGCTCCTGAGCAGGCAGGGCAACAGGTACGTCCTAGTCAGCGACGAGGACTCAATAGAGGTGCCATCTGACCAGGTGGAGGCCTTCACCGAGAGCCTTAACGAGGGCGAGAGGTACTTAGTTTATTTATCCAGGAGGCGCATATACCTTGTCAGGAGGGAAGGGTAG
- a CDS encoding serine protein kinase RIO, whose protein sequence is MSPHRLRVDREKSKVKDEDVIKTVEEVFDSFTNYHIYRLKNTMKAFRELRGTISAGKEARVYWAKGWKGEDVAVKIFLTSSAEFRKSIKNYISGDPRFPSLPSKFRELVYLWARKEYSNLSEMAKAGVSVPQPIAVSGNVLVMRFLGEGGLRAPLLVEAARELEAEDLERMLEMLIKDVESMVCRARLVHGDLSEYNVMIWEGRPWIIDVAQAVSLEHPKSRELLERDVSNVFSFFSHWLDVSEREESLRRSLEGCLESR, encoded by the coding sequence TTGAGCCCGCACAGGCTTAGGGTTGACAGGGAGAAGAGCAAGGTAAAGGACGAGGACGTTATTAAGACCGTTGAGGAGGTGTTTGACTCCTTCACTAACTACCACATATACAGGCTCAAGAACACCATGAAGGCATTCAGGGAGCTCAGGGGGACCATAAGCGCTGGCAAGGAGGCCAGGGTCTACTGGGCCAAGGGCTGGAAGGGGGAGGACGTTGCAGTCAAGATATTCCTGACATCCTCGGCCGAGTTCAGGAAGAGCATAAAGAACTACATCTCAGGCGACCCCAGGTTCCCCTCGCTGCCCTCAAAGTTCAGGGAGCTCGTCTACCTCTGGGCCAGGAAGGAGTACAGCAACCTCTCTGAGATGGCTAAGGCCGGCGTCAGCGTGCCGCAGCCTATAGCCGTCTCCGGCAACGTGCTCGTCATGAGGTTCCTTGGCGAGGGAGGGCTCAGGGCCCCCCTCCTGGTTGAGGCCGCCAGGGAGCTTGAGGCCGAGGACCTTGAGAGGATGCTTGAAATGCTGATTAAGGACGTGGAAAGCATGGTCTGCAGGGCGAGGCTGGTCCACGGTGACCTGAGCGAGTACAACGTCATGATATGGGAGGGAAGGCCGTGGATAATAGATGTGGCCCAGGCCGTCAGCCTCGAGCACCCAAAGTCGAGGGAGCTGCTTGAGAGGGACGTGAGTAACGTCTTTAGCTTCTTCTCTCACTGGCTGGACGTGAGCGAGAGGGAGGAGAGCCTCAGGAGGTCCTTAGAGGGATGTCTGGAGAGCAGGTGA
- a CDS encoding KH domain-containing protein: MRPQARAYEPVPPEALERVKEGLKALEKPIRERLGLSVKVDEQNSAVIIETASPQGSANVLKARDIVKAIVIGFQQQDITELLDDDTMLVVVDVQSAVNDRENHLRRVLGRIIGENGRAKRAIEEITGVKMAVSDGGQVGIIGDYERAMIARHGVELLVEGKMHGTVYKRLEAMMRDLKRREATELWYK, encoded by the coding sequence GTGAGGCCACAGGCGAGGGCCTACGAGCCCGTGCCGCCCGAGGCCCTTGAGAGGGTCAAGGAGGGCCTCAAGGCCCTTGAGAAGCCCATAAGGGAGAGGCTTGGTCTGTCAGTCAAGGTCGATGAGCAGAACTCGGCCGTGATAATAGAGACCGCCAGCCCCCAGGGCTCAGCCAACGTGCTCAAGGCGAGGGACATTGTGAAGGCGATAGTCATAGGGTTCCAGCAGCAGGACATAACAGAGCTACTTGACGATGACACTATGCTTGTCGTAGTGGACGTCCAGTCGGCCGTCAATGACAGGGAGAACCACCTGAGGAGGGTCCTCGGCAGGATAATTGGGGAGAACGGGAGGGCCAAGAGGGCCATAGAGGAGATAACAGGCGTCAAGATGGCGGTGAGCGACGGCGGCCAGGTCGGTATAATAGGGGACTACGAGAGGGCCATGATAGCCAGGCACGGCGTTGAGCTCCTGGTCGAGGGCAAGATGCACGGTACCGTCTACAAGAGGCTCGAGGCCATGATGAGGGACCTCAAGAGGAGGGAGGCCACGGAGCTCTGGTACAAGTAG
- a CDS encoding zinc ribbon domain-containing protein yields the protein MYRANIARLAVDEGADEEQRGASEVTRTVTVRSEQLPRRTFKVFVELEGMYRNMVEQLVLYAVDNNITKFTRLKAERYREVRSLYPQLPSHYAYTACQDAAERSHSFLKLRRTGRTRKPHPEVRGVSIWLDDHLWRAEGLTSVSLATHRGRVRVSIEINRHILRYVNRGWRLSSEAKVKLDHRERRLIFYLTFRKEVSVYRPKDYITVDVNENAEAVLIDGIVYLFETGLSRVTLGYYYRRKSVQEKYDRVYGPGSRPARRIFRRLGSNEKALKRDIRWKLAALIVREAAKRQAAIVLERLGREPANHMIERIRNPQLRHRIFQAAFKGVQRAIEEKAREYGVPVIYVNPKNTSRKCPIHGAKIVYGKDRHGTCSKGGETWHRDVVACYNLLLRALGGNGGHAPSRVRALTPIDGGPVPLGPTAAHEPTPIARGAWARWKSLGATNKHKQMRTNT from the coding sequence GTGTACAGGGCTAACATAGCCAGGCTGGCAGTAGATGAGGGGGCCGATGAGGAGCAGAGAGGAGCAAGTGAAGTTACAAGGACGGTTACCGTGAGGTCTGAGCAGCTGCCCAGGAGGACCTTCAAGGTATTTGTTGAGCTTGAGGGCATGTACAGGAACATGGTCGAGCAGCTAGTCCTATATGCCGTTGACAATAACATAACTAAGTTCACCAGGCTAAAGGCTGAGAGGTACCGCGAGGTGAGGTCACTCTACCCTCAGCTTCCCTCACACTACGCATACACCGCCTGCCAGGACGCAGCAGAGAGGTCCCACTCGTTCCTTAAGCTAAGGAGGACGGGGAGGACCAGGAAGCCCCACCCCGAGGTCAGGGGCGTCAGCATATGGCTCGACGACCATTTGTGGAGGGCCGAGGGGCTGACGTCGGTGAGCCTGGCCACCCACAGGGGCAGGGTCAGGGTCTCCATTGAGATCAACAGGCACATCCTGAGGTACGTTAACAGGGGCTGGAGGCTCTCCTCGGAGGCAAAGGTCAAGCTGGATCACAGGGAGAGGAGGCTGATATTCTACCTAACGTTCAGGAAGGAGGTCAGTGTGTACAGGCCGAAGGACTACATCACAGTTGACGTTAACGAGAACGCTGAGGCAGTCCTCATTGACGGAATTGTCTACCTTTTTGAGACTGGCCTGAGCAGGGTGACCCTGGGTTATTATTACAGGAGGAAGAGCGTCCAGGAGAAATATGACAGGGTCTACGGCCCGGGCAGCAGGCCAGCGAGGAGGATATTCAGGAGGCTGGGCAGCAACGAGAAAGCTCTGAAGAGGGATATAAGGTGGAAGCTGGCCGCGCTAATTGTAAGGGAGGCCGCCAAGAGGCAGGCGGCCATAGTACTTGAGAGGCTTGGAAGGGAGCCAGCTAATCATATGATAGAGCGCATTAGGAACCCCCAGCTCAGGCACAGGATATTCCAGGCGGCTTTCAAAGGAGTGCAGAGGGCCATTGAGGAGAAGGCGAGGGAGTACGGGGTTCCAGTGATTTACGTTAATCCTAAGAACACCTCAAGGAAGTGCCCTATACACGGCGCTAAGATAGTCTACGGTAAGGACAGGCACGGCACATGCTCAAAGGGAGGCGAGACCTGGCACAGGGACGTGGTTGCGTGCTACAACCTCCTTTTAAGGGCCCTCGGTGGCAATGGGGGCCATGCCCCAAGCCGCGTGAGGGCTTTAACTCCTATAGATGGGGGCCCCGTGCCGTTGGGCCCGACGGCCGCCCATGAGCCTACGCCGATAGCCCGTGGGGCGTGGGCGAGGTGGAAGTCCCTAGGTGCAACAAATAAACATAAACAAATGAGAACAAACACCTAG
- a CDS encoding NAD(P)-binding domain-containing protein has translation MSGSGLVFSADLAPLRDKVIAVIGYGNQGEAQAKALRDSGLNVIVGNARDEYRSKAERDGFKVYDIPEAAARADVIMLLLPDEVQPGVFKDIESAVGSRGVVLDFASGYNVAFGLIRPPSSWDVVMVAPRMIGAGILELHSRGRGYPVLVGVANDSSGRAWDYALAIAQGIGAIGRPGGAAVKVTFKQEALIDLLDEHTNWPLILASFMAFFDVATEEYGVPPEAVLLEMYASGEMAEVASQMATMGAFEQLRLHSTTSQYGQLSRAFRFYGEVRRIVEDEARQIWLGDFAREWALEQLAGRPKFQALWEAARSLTMARAEEGLFRALSRR, from the coding sequence GTGTCGGGCTCGGGTCTGGTCTTCTCAGCCGACCTTGCCCCCCTCAGGGACAAGGTCATAGCGGTCATAGGCTACGGGAACCAGGGCGAGGCCCAGGCCAAGGCGCTGAGGGACAGCGGGCTTAACGTCATAGTTGGCAACGCCAGGGACGAGTACAGGTCCAAGGCGGAGAGGGACGGGTTCAAGGTTTACGACATACCCGAGGCGGCCGCCAGAGCTGACGTCATAATGCTGCTCCTCCCTGACGAGGTTCAGCCCGGAGTCTTCAAGGACATAGAGTCGGCCGTCGGCAGCAGGGGCGTGGTCCTTGACTTCGCCAGCGGCTACAACGTCGCCTTCGGTCTCATAAGGCCGCCCAGCTCCTGGGACGTGGTCATGGTGGCCCCGAGGATGATAGGGGCTGGCATACTTGAGCTTCACTCGAGGGGGAGAGGCTATCCGGTCCTGGTGGGAGTTGCGAACGACAGCAGCGGCCGCGCGTGGGACTACGCCCTTGCCATAGCCCAGGGCATAGGGGCCATAGGGAGGCCGGGCGGCGCGGCCGTCAAGGTCACCTTCAAGCAGGAGGCGCTCATAGACCTCCTCGACGAGCACACTAACTGGCCGCTCATACTGGCCAGCTTCATGGCCTTCTTCGACGTGGCCACAGAGGAGTACGGGGTGCCGCCGGAGGCCGTGCTGCTGGAGATGTACGCCTCAGGCGAGATGGCCGAGGTCGCGTCGCAGATGGCCACCATGGGCGCCTTCGAGCAGCTCAGGCTTCACTCGACCACGAGCCAGTACGGCCAGCTCAGCAGGGCCTTCAGGTTCTACGGGGAGGTGAGGAGAATAGTTGAGGACGAGGCCAGGCAGATATGGCTCGGCGACTTTGCCAGGGAGTGGGCCCTTGAGCAGCTCGCCGGGAGGCCTAAGTTCCAGGCCCTCTGGGAGGCGGCCAGGAGCTTAACCATGGCGAGGGCCGAGGAGGGGCTGTTCAGGGCCCTCAGCAGGAGGTAG
- a CDS encoding tyrosine--tRNA ligase, translated as MDVEERLSLITRNLVEVITYDELREKVNSGVKLKGYIGYEPSGLAHIGHLIWMFKVKDLVEAGVEFNVLEATWHAMINDKLGGNVELIRRAAVLFREIMRSLGVPVERVNFVDAESMASDKDYWALVLKVMKMTSLARMKRALTIMGRTVDEAELDSSKLVYPAMQVSDIIYMDLDIALGGLDQRKAHVLQREVAERLGKKKVIAIHTPILTGLEGGKRMDNAESDEQAAAFKMSKSKASSAIFLNDSPEQVRAKIRAAYCPPRQVELNPVIEIAKYILFSRPGFVLHVERPTKYGGPVDFASYAELERAYVEGRLHPLDLKEAVADALNTLLEAPRKLFERPDIAELVSEVESKVSR; from the coding sequence TTGGACGTGGAGGAGAGGCTCTCGCTGATAACTAGGAACCTGGTCGAGGTAATAACCTACGACGAGCTCAGGGAGAAGGTGAACTCCGGCGTCAAGTTGAAGGGTTACATAGGCTACGAGCCCAGCGGCCTGGCCCACATAGGGCACCTTATATGGATGTTCAAGGTGAAGGACCTGGTGGAGGCGGGCGTCGAGTTCAACGTTCTTGAGGCCACGTGGCACGCCATGATAAACGACAAGCTCGGGGGCAACGTGGAGCTCATAAGGAGGGCCGCGGTGCTCTTCAGGGAGATTATGAGGTCCCTCGGGGTCCCGGTTGAGAGGGTAAACTTCGTGGACGCCGAGAGCATGGCCTCGGACAAGGACTACTGGGCCCTTGTGCTCAAGGTCATGAAGATGACAAGCCTTGCCAGGATGAAGAGGGCCCTGACTATAATGGGCAGAACAGTGGACGAGGCAGAGCTGGACTCCTCAAAGCTAGTCTACCCAGCCATGCAGGTCTCTGACATAATTTACATGGACCTTGACATAGCACTCGGGGGCCTGGACCAGAGGAAGGCCCACGTGCTTCAGAGGGAGGTGGCTGAGAGGCTCGGCAAAAAGAAGGTCATAGCCATCCACACGCCAATACTCACCGGCCTCGAGGGGGGCAAGAGGATGGACAACGCCGAGAGCGACGAGCAGGCGGCTGCCTTCAAGATGTCGAAGTCGAAGGCCTCCTCAGCCATATTTCTCAACGACAGCCCAGAGCAGGTCAGGGCTAAGATAAGGGCGGCCTACTGCCCACCGAGGCAGGTCGAGCTGAACCCCGTCATTGAGATAGCCAAGTACATACTCTTCTCGAGGCCAGGCTTCGTGCTCCACGTCGAGAGGCCGACGAAGTACGGCGGCCCCGTCGACTTCGCCAGCTACGCTGAGCTTGAGAGGGCCTATGTTGAGGGCAGGCTGCACCCGCTTGACCTGAAGGAGGCGGTGGCGGATGCCCTCAACACCCTGCTGGAGGCCCCCAGGAAGCTCTTTGAGAGGCCAGACATAGCTGAGCTCGTGTCAGAGGTTGAGTCCAAGGTAAGCAGGTGA
- a CDS encoding aldo/keto reductase yields the protein MRLCDKEASQLGLGTWGMGGGYWAPDYSRDDFYVSAIRYAYERGIRVFDTAEMYGGGHSEELVGRALADVADDVIIVSKVWPNHFRYDDLIRSAEASRRRLGVRAIDLYLLHWPSSEVPLRESIKALEDLIDMGVIRCMGVSNFDRRLLEEAMGLARRHEVVADEVEYSVYNKWAERELVPFARERDVAIIAYSPLGRGSIASDERLRRIGVKYGKTSVQVALNYLLRSSIPIPKASRKEHIDEILGAVGWSLSEEDYNYLRSL from the coding sequence ATGAGGCTATGCGACAAGGAGGCGTCCCAGCTGGGCCTGGGCACCTGGGGCATGGGAGGCGGCTACTGGGCCCCTGACTACAGCAGGGACGACTTCTACGTTAGCGCGATAAGGTACGCCTACGAGAGGGGAATAAGGGTCTTTGACACTGCAGAGATGTACGGCGGCGGCCACTCCGAGGAGCTGGTAGGCAGGGCCCTGGCTGACGTGGCTGACGATGTTATAATAGTAAGCAAGGTATGGCCAAACCACTTCCGCTACGACGACCTGATAAGGTCTGCGGAGGCCAGCAGGAGGAGGCTCGGCGTCAGGGCTATAGACCTCTACCTGCTCCACTGGCCGAGCAGTGAGGTGCCGCTCAGGGAGTCCATCAAGGCCCTTGAGGACCTCATAGACATGGGCGTTATAAGGTGCATGGGCGTCAGCAACTTCGACAGGCGGCTGCTCGAGGAGGCCATGGGGCTCGCTAGGAGGCACGAGGTGGTGGCTGACGAGGTGGAGTACAGCGTCTACAACAAGTGGGCCGAGAGGGAACTGGTGCCTTTCGCCAGGGAGAGGGACGTGGCAATAATAGCTTACTCGCCCCTGGGCAGGGGTTCTATAGCCTCAGATGAAAGGCTCAGGAGGATCGGCGTGAAGTACGGCAAGACGTCTGTGCAGGTGGCCCTCAACTACCTTCTTAGGAGCTCAATACCTATACCTAAGGCCTCGAGGAAGGAGCACATAGATGAGATACTCGGGGCCGTTGGGTGGAGCCTGAGCGAGGAGGACTATAACTACCTCAGGTCCCTTTGA
- a CDS encoding DUF1634 domain-containing protein, whose translation MARNVSFEDIIGWALRIGVLISAAFIIFGVALIYIHHGAGAYSFRDLVISRSPVNTSILPVSYINMRSVSSLNGLAFVLIGLIVLMATPVLRVAIGIAQFAYERNWLYTVITAIVFMNLMLAIFVIPALVIK comes from the coding sequence ATGGCAAGGAATGTAAGCTTCGAGGACATAATTGGGTGGGCCCTCAGGATAGGGGTCCTGATCTCGGCAGCCTTCATAATCTTCGGCGTGGCTCTGATATACATACACCACGGCGCGGGCGCCTACAGCTTCAGGGACCTGGTCATTTCAAGATCCCCGGTTAACACCTCTATACTGCCCGTGAGCTACATAAATATGAGGAGCGTGAGCAGCCTCAACGGCCTGGCCTTCGTTCTGATAGGCCTCATAGTCCTCATGGCCACGCCAGTGCTGAGGGTGGCCATAGGGATAGCACAGTTCGCCTACGAGAGGAACTGGCTCTACACCGTCATCACTGCTATTGTCTTCATGAACCTAATGCTGGCCATATTTGTGATACCGGCGCTGGTCATCAAGTGA
- a CDS encoding sulfite exporter TauE/SafE family protein: MNVPIDVFFALVVAVSIISGFLGALVGLGGGTFLVPLYTLFLGIPIAYATGASLISTIATSSGSASAYIRDRITNVRIGMGLEIATTTGSIVGSLTAALIYAHHLEYIIYIAFGVVLLSQIYFQLERSKFELPQPMKPDWTTRVFQLHGEYYDEALKQEVKYYGVRWWLGEIVMFFAGFISGLLGIGSGALKVLGMDWAMNLPMKVSTTTSNFMIGVTAATGSAIYWAYGLIQPILAGFTALGVLLGSMSASKVLPKMTSKSIRYLFTAILAFLGVEMVLRGLGVIH; this comes from the coding sequence CTGAATGTGCCGATTGACGTGTTCTTTGCCCTGGTCGTCGCTGTAAGTATAATATCGGGCTTCCTTGGAGCGCTGGTGGGGCTCGGCGGCGGCACGTTCCTGGTGCCCCTCTACACGCTCTTCCTTGGAATTCCCATAGCATACGCCACGGGGGCGAGCCTGATATCTACTATAGCCACCTCCAGCGGCTCAGCGAGCGCGTACATCAGGGACAGAATAACGAACGTCAGGATAGGCATGGGCCTCGAGATAGCCACCACTACGGGCTCGATAGTCGGGTCGCTGACGGCGGCCCTAATCTACGCCCACCACCTTGAGTACATAATTTATATAGCGTTCGGCGTGGTGCTCCTCAGCCAGATATATTTCCAGCTTGAGAGGTCTAAGTTCGAGCTCCCCCAGCCCATGAAGCCCGACTGGACTACGAGGGTTTTTCAGCTCCACGGGGAGTACTACGACGAGGCCCTGAAGCAGGAGGTCAAGTACTACGGCGTCCGCTGGTGGCTGGGCGAGATAGTAATGTTCTTCGCAGGCTTCATATCTGGCCTCCTGGGGATAGGCAGCGGGGCCCTCAAGGTCCTGGGCATGGACTGGGCCATGAACCTCCCCATGAAGGTCAGCACGACTACCAGCAACTTTATGATAGGGGTCACGGCGGCCACGGGAAGCGCCATATACTGGGCCTACGGCCTCATACAGCCCATACTTGCTGGCTTCACGGCCCTCGGCGTCCTTCTAGGCTCCATGTCGGCCTCTAAGGTACTGCCAAAGATGACCAGCAAGTCTATAAGGTACTTATTCACTGCAATACTGGCCTTCCTAGGAGTTGAGATGGTGCTGAGGGGGTTAGGAGTGATCCACTGA
- a CDS encoding helix-turn-helix domain-containing protein codes for MEEPEAFSYRAVAIRVAGEIALSSSPGAALRKWREYFGLSQQDVAKVMSVSPSVLSDYEKGRRTPGAGFIRRFVMALLRADAERGSKRAENLIRALGIPTTGVIDMQEFSEPLTLEDIIITVDGILLYHDYPKGVMVYGYTVVDSIKAITELTSMQFYAMLGSVPERVIVFTKVTAGRSPMVAVRVSLVKPSVVVLHGPREHMDSLSIELARLDRVPLVLSTLGSVEELVRRLRGRVSGRGL; via the coding sequence TTGGAGGAGCCTGAAGCGTTCTCCTACAGGGCAGTAGCGATAAGGGTAGCGGGCGAGATAGCCCTCAGCAGCTCGCCGGGGGCGGCGCTCAGGAAGTGGAGGGAGTACTTCGGCTTGAGCCAGCAGGACGTGGCCAAGGTCATGAGCGTCTCCCCGAGCGTGCTGAGCGACTACGAGAAGGGCCGCAGGACCCCTGGGGCGGGCTTCATAAGGAGGTTCGTCATGGCCCTCCTAAGGGCTGACGCCGAGAGGGGCTCCAAGAGGGCCGAGAACCTGATCAGGGCCCTCGGCATACCAACGACTGGAGTAATAGACATGCAGGAGTTCAGCGAGCCCCTAACGCTTGAGGACATAATAATAACAGTTGATGGCATACTTCTCTACCACGACTACCCAAAGGGGGTCATGGTCTACGGCTACACGGTGGTGGACAGCATAAAGGCAATAACTGAGCTCACCAGCATGCAGTTCTACGCGATGCTGGGCTCGGTGCCTGAGAGGGTCATAGTCTTCACTAAGGTCACAGCGGGCAGGAGCCCCATGGTGGCCGTGAGGGTCTCCCTGGTGAAGCCGAGCGTCGTGGTGCTACACGGCCCCAGGGAGCACATGGACAGCCTCTCAATAGAGCTGGCCAGGCTGGACAGGGTGCCCCTCGTGCTCAGCACCCTGGGCAGCGTCGAGGAGCTCGTGAGGAGGCTGAGGGGGAGGGTGAGCGGCAGGGGCCTATGA
- a CDS encoding nascent polypeptide-associated complex protein encodes MGVNPRELRRMLKRMGIEAEELEATRVTIEAKDSRYVVDSPQVIIVRGRGQPTMIYVVGEPREVKQQAAAQQPQVSEEDVKLVAEQAGVDVETARRALIEANGDIAEAILKLKGS; translated from the coding sequence ATGGGGGTAAACCCAAGGGAGCTCAGGAGGATGCTCAAGAGGATGGGCATTGAGGCCGAGGAGCTGGAGGCCACCAGGGTCACCATTGAGGCAAAGGACTCCCGGTACGTCGTTGACTCACCCCAGGTCATAATAGTCAGGGGCAGGGGACAGCCCACCATGATATATGTCGTCGGGGAGCCGAGGGAGGTGAAGCAGCAGGCGGCGGCCCAGCAGCCCCAGGTGAGCGAGGAGGACGTGAAGCTGGTCGCCGAGCAGGCGGGGGTTGACGTGGAGACCGCCAGGAGGGCCCTCATAGAGGCCAACGGCGACATAGCGGAGGCCATACTTAAGCTTAAGGGCTCATAG